TTCTGTTGTAGTTGGATCTTGAATTCGCCCTGACTAATATCTCTGCATTACCTGCGCAGATGAATATTAAAGAAGCTGACTGTGCGTTACCACGCCAGCTTTGCAGCTGCTTCATCGTAACACGGCGTGGTGTCATTGTTGAAACCATGCTGCACACCTGAGTAGATGAACGCTTGATAATTGACGCCAGCAGCCTTCAGCGCAGTCTCATATTTCGGCCATCCACCTGTGATGCGGTCGTCTTTCTCGGCGTAGTGCAACAACAGCGGTGCCCTGATCTTGGCTACATCTTCATTTGATGGCTGACCACCATAAAAGGGGACGGCGGCATCCAGATCGGGAAGACGCGTCGCCATAAATTGGCTATTCCGCCACCGTAACAGAAACCCACCACGCCAACTTTGCCATTGCCTTCGGGAAGCTTTTTCAAAAAACCAAACGCAGCAACAAAATCCTCTTTAGTCTTGGTCTGATCAAGTTTAGAAAAGAGTTCTCGTGCTTTGTCTTCATCCCCTGGGTAACCGCCTAATGGATACAGCGCATCCGGTGCAAAAGCGATAAAATTATCCAGCGCCAGACGGCGCGCTATATCTTCGATATGTGGATTCAGCCCGCGATTCTCATGTACCACCAACACGACAGGCAATTTACCTTTGGCTTTGGCAGGCTGCATCAGATAACCTCGCAATGTCCCATAACTCTGCGGCGAAGAATATTCCACATAGCTTGTCGTAATACGTGAATCATTGCTTGCAACTTGATATGCGTCGGCAAAGCGTGGATTCAACGCATCTAGCAAACTTAAGGCTGTGACGCCACCTGCGAATTGAGCGACCGATTGCAAAAAACCTCTACGAGAAATATCACCATGTACGTACTTATCGAATAATTTCAATACTTCAGGATGAAAATCCTCTGCAGTTTTACGTCTCACGTCCATAGTAACCTTCCGCAATCATATTAAATTAAATTAAAGACTGTGTTCGTAAATCATGTTGGTAGCTCATCTGGTGAGCTACTCTGACGTGCATACTGTATGTCACGGTGCATGTGCACCGGTTCATGCAGGAGGCAGGAATGAGAAGGCCGGAGTTGAAACGAATCACTGCCGCGTTACGGCAACTGACGCCCGCTCAGCGTAAGCGTGTAGCGGTTGAATTGGCAGCGCTGGACGCGCAGCCGGCATCGACTATGCTTATCGAGGGGCGCTTCGCATGTGGCGCGACGTGCCCGCACTGTAAGTCGATGCACGTGATTCGGAACGGCCACGCCAACGGATTGCAACGCTATCGTTGTCGGGAGTGCTGCAAGACGTTTAGTGCCCTGACCGGCACTCCGTTGAACCGGTTGCATAAGCGGGGCAAGTGGCTTGACCAGGCGCAGGCACTGCACGACGGTCAGACGCTGCGAGAGACTGCCCGTGCCTTGCGAATTCACCTCAGCACCGCACACCGCTGGCGGCATCGCTTTCTGGCGGTACCCAAGACCGTCCAGCCGCAGGCACTGACTGGCATTGCCGAGGCTGACGAAACAATGTTTTTGCTGTCGTTCAAGGGAAAGCGGAGCGGTCTGGATCGCAAGGCACGAAAGCGCGGCGGGAAAGCTACCCAGCGCGGCCTCTCGCACGAACAGGTGCCGGTACTGGTTGCTCGTGATCGTGCCGGTGCGACGATGGATTGTGTGCTGAAGGCAATGGACATGGCAACGTTGTCTGTTGCGCTGAAACCGTTCTTGGCGAAAGAGGTTGTACTCTGTACCGACGGTAGCAAGGCGTTTGCCGGCGCAGCACGTAAATTGGGTATCGAGCATCACGCTGTCAACCTGTCAGCAGGCATCCGCGTCGACGGTGTTTGGCACGTGCAGAATGTCAACGCTTACCACAGCCGGCTCAAAGCCTGGGTACAAAAGTTTCGCGGTGTGGCCACCTGCTACTTGGCCAACTATCCCGGCTGGTTTCGTGCCATTGACCGTGAAAAAGGCAATAGCCCGAAACCCCAGCAGTGGCTGGCTATGGCGATCGGTGAAACGGTCTAACAACATGATTTGCGAACACAGCCTTGTAATAAGTCGTTCAGTGTTTGCGTCGGGTGATCGCTGCGATGGCGCGTCACCCACTCCGCAGGGGAAATCAGGCAGGCGCAGAGTATTTCGCCAAAGGTTGCGCGGGAGGGCGTCGAAACGACGGTGAGCAGATGCGTAATCCATCTTGACAGGCATAGACTGACAGTTTGAACGTAGGACATGGGACACCGAATAAGAGTCAAAAAGACTCTTTGTGGTCACCGTCCTGCACGCTCTAAAAATCTTCGCGTGCAAGGCGCACGAACACACAAACCGTCCCTTCTGTCAACTGATTTTTACGCATTTTTGTCAATATCTTTACGTGCCCAATTTCAGCCCTATTAGGGCTGAATGTCTAAACTTGAGCATGTTGTTGTGAATGCTTATTTGTCATCGTTTCGCTCCATCTTTAATTCCCGTTCCGCGCGGAGCCAATCTTGAACGGTTTGGTTGTGCCGACGATTTTGTCTCTCTTACTGTTCATATACCCGCTTCGCGATCTGTGGCGTCGGGTTATCTCCTAATATCAAGGAGAGCTGGGCGGGGCTCACCACTCATCAGGCGCCCATGCGTAATCGTTACGCTTCGCAGCCTTTGCGCGAGCTCTTGGGTCAGTGCGCCATCCTTCAGGCGCCATTGCCAGTTTCCCTTTGCAATTCCGGGAAAATTCATTCGCGCTTCCGAACCCAGTTCGAGAAGGTCTTGCGCTGGAACGATGGCTGTTTCGGCCTGCGATGCCATCGCCTCACGGATCACGGCCCAGATCACCTCCCGGTTGTTTGCTCCCAGTTGTTTTTGCAAGGCTTGGCGCTGCGTGCTTGGCAACTTCCGATACCAGCCTGCCGTTGTGTCGTTATCATGGGTTCCGGTATAGACCACTGATTTCATCGGATGCTGTTCTGGTGGACCTGAATTGCTTTCGAGATTTGAGCCGAACTCGAATTGGAGCACCTTTGTGCCCGGGATCTGAAGTTGATCGAGTAAAGCCACTACTTCGGGTGTTTTGGCACCGAGATCATCCGCGATCAGAGGCAGTAACCCAAGGGCTTCGCGGGCTGCTTCAAAAAAAGAAGCGCCTCCGCCAGGGTGGTATTGCCCGTTCATAGCCGTCTTGGCTTGTGCAGGCACTTCATAGGTGCGGACAAAGCCGATGAAATGATCCAGCCGATTGACATCGAACCGTCCAAAAGCCGTCCGCAGGCGTTCGATCCACCAGCTGTAGCTCTGCTCTTGAAGCGCCTCCCAGCGATACACAGGAACACCCCACACCTGTCCTGTTTTGGAGAAATAATCGGGAGGAACTCCCGCAACCACTGTGGGGTTTCCAACGACATCCAGTTTAAAAAGCTCGGGATGAGACCAGACATCGGCGCTTTGGTGAGCCACGAACAGGGGAACATCGCCGATCAGCCCAATTCCTCTGGAATTGCAGTAAGCCCTTAACTCATTCCACTGCACCGAGAATTGCCACTGGACAAACTTATGGTAACGTATGTCTTTGGCAAAGTATTTCTGTGCGTGAATGATGGCGTTTGGCTTTCGCATTCGCAGCTCCTTGTTCCATCGGGTCCAATCCGAAGTGCCCTCTTTTCCCTGGATTGCCGAGAACAACGAAAAATCTTCAAGCCATAAAGACTCCGCGCGTACAAATGCGTCGAGCTCAGGTTGCCTGTCATCGTGCCTATTTTTTTCGAAATTTTCGAACGCTTTTTTTAAGCATTGCAGCTTCAAGCGTGCCGCCGCAAGATAGTTCACCTTTCCCTCGCTCCTGGTGATAGGAGGCTCGATATCCTGGCGGCCAAGGAGCCCCTGCTCCACCAACCGATCGGGACTTACCAGGAGCGGATTACCCGCAAAGGCAGACGGTGACTGGTAAGGAGAATTACCTCCCCCTGTCGGGCCGACGGGAAGCATCTGCCACCAACGCTGTCCGCTCTCGACCATGAAATCCGCGAACGCGGTTGCCGCAGATCCTAGGTCGCCGATGGGATATTCGTTGGCAAGAGATGTTGGATGGAGAAGTATCCCGGAGGAGCGTTTATTCATACTGCCCGCCCTCCCAAGGCAGATTCCTGCTTCCGTGCCAAAAGTATGGCGCTGGAGCGGGAGCTCAAGTGGTAAGTTTGTGGATCTTCCCAAAGCGGTTCCTTGTCCACAGCAAATAGATCTTGTGGTGCTTCGCGAGAGGTGTCAACGGCCAGATGCCACCGAGTCCCCGGTAGTACAGGAGGTAAACCGAAATCGACCGCATCTGTGCTGGCATTGAAAATCAGGAAAAGTGCGCGCTGCTCATCTTCATGGATCAGGCAGCCAAACTGCTTTTCTTTTGGATCAGCCCAGTTGGGCATTCCTCCTTGCGGGTCAAACCAATGTATATCGGCGTCCGTGTAGAATTGCTCCTTACTCAGAATCGGATGTGCACGACGAAAGTCGATCATGCCACGGGTGAAGCGGAAAATTTCCCGGTGCTGTTCCAGACAGCTCCAGTCATGCCAGCTCGTTTCGTTGTCCTGGCAGTAGGCGTTGTTGTTGCCGCCTTGCGTGCGGCGAAATTCGTCCCCGCTGAGCAGCATCGGCACGCCGCGCGATATCAGCAGGGTCAGCAGGAAGTTCTTGATCTGGCCTTTCCGTAAGGCCTCGATCCCAGCATCCGTTGTCTCGCCTTCAGTGCCGTAGTTCTCGCTGATGTTGTAGTCTGTCCCGTCATGGTTGTTTTCTCCGTTTGCTTCATTGTGCTTGTCGCGATAGCTCACCAGGTCATTTAAAGTGAAGCCGTCGTGGCAGGTGACGAAATTGATGCTGCTCTCGGGACCTTTGCCCGACTTGGTGTAAATGTCGGCACTGCCGCAGATGCGGCTGGCAAACAATCCGAGCATCCCATCATCGCCGCGCCAGAAACGCCGGATATCATCTCGGTACCGGCCGTTCCACTCCGCCCAACGCCGCTCTGAAAAACTACCCACCTCGTATGCACCGGCGGTATCCCAAGCCTCGGCGATGATTTTCGCGTCTCTCAAGATCGGATCTTCGGCGATCCGTTCGAGAAGGGGGGCATTAGCTAGGAGCTTGCCGGTGCAATCCCGGCCGAGAATCGACGCAAGGTCAAAGCGGAACCCATCCACATGCATCTCAACCACCCAGTAGCGCAACGCTCCAAGGATGTGATCCCGCACCATGGGATGGTTGGCGTTGATGGTATTGCCGGTACCAGCGTAGTTCTTGTAATAGCGTTGGTCTGACTCCAGCATGTAGAAAATTGAGTTATCAATCCCGCGGAAACATAAGGTTGGGCCCAGTTCGTTTCCCTCTGACGTATGGTTGAACACGACATCCAGGATCACTTCGATACCGGCCTGATGGAGCGCCCGGACCATTTCCTTAAACTCCAGCTTCTGTTGACCCATGCCTCCCGCACTGCTGTAGGATGCTTTCGGCGCAAAGAAGGCCACGGGATCGTAACCCCAGTAATTTCTGAGTGGCTTGCCTGTTTGCGGATTGATGCCCGGTACTTCGAATTCGTTAAACTCATAGATGGGCATCAATTCCACAGCTGTCACTCCCAGCTCTTTCAAATAGGGGATCTTTTCCATAAGGCCGCGGTATGTGCCGGGATGCTCCACGACGGAACTGGGATGAATGGTGAAACCACGAACATGCGTTTCATAAATCACTGTCTTTGACCAGGGATGTCGGAGCGGTTGGTCGTCATGCCAGTGGAAGTGCTCATTAGTGAACACGCATTTCGGCATGGCTTCAGCATCATCCACTTTCGAACAAACCAAGTCCCGCTCTGGCGCCGACAGGTCATATCCCCGCGCCGGGCCAAAATCCCAGTTTTGCACCCGCGAGATCGCTGTCGCAAAGGGGTCTATGAGCAGCTTGTGAAAGTTGAAACGATGTCCTTCCCTGGGCTGGTACGGACCATTTACTCGGTAGGCATAGAGTTGACCGGAACGAATTCCTTCAACCCATACGTGCCATATGTCACCAGTACGGTTGCGTGTAAAATCGAAATCAATAACCCTAGCTGGCGTTGCGTCTACGGGATGATCAAACAACTCCAGACGAACGTGGGTGGCATGACGGCTAAATAAGGAAAAATTAACCCCTCCCTCAGATTCATGGGTTCCAAAGGGCAAAGGAACACCTCTCCGAACTTCAGTATGTTCGGAGACATCTGCTACGTAATCATGCAGTGTGCGTTCAGGCGTATTCATGATTGTATTGAATTATCGCTGCCACAGAATTGGAGCGGCTCCTGCGCCGGACGTTTTGCCATGCCTTGCGCCTGTAGCAGTCAGAGTCGTGCTGCTCATGCTTGATTGGTCTTCGTCAGCGCTTCGCTTTTTGAGGCGATGCAGTACATCAGATCACTCCATGACTTAGCGAATGTTTCGGTGCCCTCGCGCTGAAGGCTGGCGGCAAGCGCCTCATCGTTGACGCCCTCGTGGGTGAATTCCTCGATGATAGCTTCCACCATTTCGGCATGAACCTCATCAAACGGCAAAACGTTATTTACTTTGCCGTGCTCGGCGAAGGCGAGCAGTGTCTTTTCCGGGATGGTATTGACCGTATCCGGCGCAGCGAGCGCTTCGACGTAAAGGGTGTCCGAAGCTGCGGGATCCTTGGTACCGGTACTGGCCCACAGCAAGCGTTGCGGTTGGGCACCGAAATCGGCCAGTTTCTGCCAACGCCTGGATGCCAGCAGATCGCGGTAGGCTTTGTAGGCGCGCATGGCGATGGCGATGCCAAGACGGTTGTTGCGTAACTCGCCCTGCGCTTTCTCCTTGACGGCCACGTCCCAGCGGCTGACGAAAATCGATGCCACGGAAGCGACCTTCGAATCCAGACCAGCGGCGATGCGCCGTTCGATGCCGCGCATATATGCTTCGGCCGCCGCAATGTAATGCTCGCGGGAGAACAGCAACGTGACATTTATCGGCACGCCCGCGAAGATCGATTCCTCGATCGCCCGAATGCCTGCACGGGTACCCGGGATCTTGATGAAAAGATTGGGACGTTGCGCACGCGCATGCAGTTGCGCCGCCGCCTTTATGGTGCCAGCGGTGTCGTCAGCGAGCAGGGGCGATACCTCCAGCGAGACCCAGCCATCGACTCCATCGGTAGCGTCGTGGACCGGCCGGAAAAGATCAGCGGCCTGGATCAAATCTTCCAGCGCAAGTTCAAAGAACAACCCCTCGCCCGATTTGCCGGCAAGCGTTTTTTGGCGGATCGCGTCATCGTAGAAATCACCATTTTTGATGGCGTGATCGAAGATCGTGGGATTGGAGGTCAGTCCTGTCACCGCATACTCCCTGATATAGCGGCTGAGTGTTCCGCTCGTCAGCAGTTCGCGCGTGATATTGTCGAGCCAGAGACTTTGACCGAGATCGTGCAGTTGTTGTGTGACGTTCATGATAGCTCCTATTATGTGAAGTCAGAATTGTGGATGCCGAGCAAGGCGGGAAAATCGACATTGATCAACTCGCCGATACGGTCAATCGTGATGTCAGCTGGCGAATAGATGGCGATATTGCTAGTGTCGAGCGCGTAGCGTCCTTGACGCGGGAAGACGGTTGTCAGACGATTGCCCCAGACCTTTTTCATCGCCGTCAGAATGCGCAGTTTGTCGTCCACCATGACGTAATGGCGAGCAGGGTAACGCTGTTCGACATCATCGAGCATTTGCTCTTTGTGCAGGTAAATCAGCACCCGTCCCTCGACCGCCTCCCATAATCCTGATCGCTGTACCTTGCGCGGCTGGAACACCACATCGCCATCCGACAGAATCACCGTCGGTACCCAACGGCGCAGATGTGCGATGAAGTCGAGCGCGCCAGGGTACAAGCGCTCTGCGAACGGATAATCCATCAGAAATGAAGACATCTTCAGCAAGCGCGGATCATTCATGGCACCAATACGGTAGCGCTGCAAGGCACCCAGATAGTCCGCATAGCCGAGTTCAACACGCAGCGCTTCAAAAATTTCCCAATATCGATCCCGGCTCTCGTCACCAAACTCATGCGCAAGATGGTCGCTCAGGTCGGCTACGATGCGATCATTATCGAGCAGCGTGTTGTCCACATCCAGCAGGAACACCACCTCGCTCGCCATTGTCATTTCGCCGCCTTCACCGGTATCGGGTAGTGCCAGTTTCCATCTGGCGCAATGAACGCATCAGCTTGTTTAGACCCCCAATTTCCGGGCTTGTAGCGGTGAATCCGGTGGTGGGTATAAAGAACTGGATCGACCACCGCCCAGGCGGCCTCAACCGCGTCCTCGCGAGTGAAGAGCGCGCCGTCGCCGGCCATGGTGTCTCTCAGAAGCCGCTCGTAGAGTGGTTTCTCTCCCGGCTGTTCATCCAGCAGGTAGAGCTCGTGCTGGTCGCCGACGAAATCCTTGCCTGCGCGTTTGACTCCGGCGGCGATGGCAACGACTGAGTTGGGAGAGAGCCGGCAGCGCAGATAATTGGCACGCCCGGCCACTGGCGTTAAATCGTCGAACAGTCTTTGCGGTGGCGGTTTTAACTCCACCAGTACCTCGGCTGCTGTTGCAGCCAGACATTTGCCGGAACGCAGGTACCACGGCACTCCCTCCCAGCGCCACGAGTCGATGAACAGACGTAGCGCGGAGAACGTCTCGACGTCTGATCCCTTCGCCACACCCGGCTCTTTCCGGTAACCGGCGTACTGGCCGCGCACCACGTCGTCCGGCTGCAGAGAGCGCATGGCCATCGCGTAAAGCGCCGGAAAGATCATCTTGTGGACGAGGTCGCCAGTCACGCCGAAGATCACCAATGCATCAGACGGCATCGTGCATTTATTGGTATTACCCATATCAACACATCTCCTTGCTTCTTCTCAGTCTCGAACGCCAGAAACTCAACAACTTATATTTATTCGGCGGCTGGACTGATAATCCTACCATCTACATGGTAGCCAGGATAGAAACGATTGCTCGACAGTCAGCCACTTCATTACCTCCATAGCTGCTCCGATTACTTCCGGCTAAAGCGATTAAACCGGGTAGGATTTACACCCACTGGAACAACGCCACCTTTTTAGGGCGCGCACCCATTCAGGTCATTCGTGCCGCCCGAAAGTGGTCATCAGAACTTTGCGTTCAGGTCAATCTATTCAAGTCATCCAGTAGCAATACGGATGACAAGAAGCCTCCAGTACAGCGCAGCCTTCATTCGCACAACATTTGGTTTCGGCGGTGCACCAAGCGCATTATGGTAATAAACATATGTTGGCGCGGCAGAAGACGAGAGTTCTTCAAGCGGATGGTGAATGGCAGGTACCAGAGAAGTTGAATACAAATCCATGGCTCGCCTCTTCTCTCAAAAGCTTGACGTAATCCTTCAGTGGTTTCATTCCATCCTGCGAAAGCCTGGCCGCGACCTCGTCGATTCGCAAACCGTATCCGGCCAGCACCAAATCTGGCGCCAACTCGAAAAGTGGAATGGCGAGAAACGGCCGTTCCAGGATTTCCGAGTCAGGAAGTCTGATGCCCTCCGCATCCATCGCTAGGTCGCCATATACAATCAAGTCGAGGTCTATCGTCCGTGGCGCATATTTTTCTTCTGTCCGCTTGCGCCCCAAATTGTTCTCGATGGCGCGCAACAGGCCGTACTTCACTTCCGCAGGGGGTGCTTCCGTTTCAATCTCCACTACGCAATTATAGTAAGACGGCTGCTCCGGGCGACCGAGCACATCGGTGCAATAGACCATGGATACGCCGATGAGGCGCGTTTGCAGGGCAATGCTGCGAATCGCGGCCCACACATTTTCTGCGGGTTCGATATTCGAGCCGATGCCGATGAAGGCACGTGCCATAGCCTCTCAGCGCTTCCGGGTAATTTCCACTGTCACGCTCCTGGCAAAGCGCAATGCATGCGGCTTTTCCACGCATACATCGACCTGTTGCACACCCTGCTGGTCGAGGCACGCTTCCGCAATGGTTTCCGCCAGTGCCTCTACCAGA
This genomic interval from Candidatus Nitrotoga sp. AM1P contains the following:
- a CDS encoding dienelactone hydrolase family protein; its protein translation is MATRLPDLDAAVPFYGGQPSNEDVAKIRAPLLLHYAEKDDRITGGWPKYETALKAAGVNYQAFIYSGVQHGFNNDTTPCYDEAAAKLAW
- a CDS encoding dienelactone hydrolase family protein; this translates as MRRKTAEDFHPEVLKLFDKYVHGDISRRGFLQSVAQFAGGVTALSLLDALNPRFADAYQVASNDSRITTSYVEYSSPQSYGTLRGYLMQPAKAKGKLPVVLVVHENRGLNPHIEDIARRLALDNFIAFAPDALYPLGGYPGDEDKARELFSKLDQTKTKEDFVAAFGFLKKLPEGNGKVGVVGFCYGGGIANLWRRVFPIWMPPSPFMVVSHQMKM
- a CDS encoding IS1595 family transposase, whose translation is MRRPELKRITAALRQLTPAQRKRVAVELAALDAQPASTMLIEGRFACGATCPHCKSMHVIRNGHANGLQRYRCRECCKTFSALTGTPLNRLHKRGKWLDQAQALHDGQTLRETARALRIHLSTAHRWRHRFLAVPKTVQPQALTGIAEADETMFLLSFKGKRSGLDRKARKRGGKATQRGLSHEQVPVLVARDRAGATMDCVLKAMDMATLSVALKPFLAKEVVLCTDGSKAFAGAARKLGIEHHAVNLSAGIRVDGVWHVQNVNAYHSRLKAWVQKFRGVATCYLANYPGWFRAIDREKGNSPKPQQWLAMAIGETV
- the malQ gene encoding 4-alpha-glucanotransferase; translation: MNKRSSGILLHPTSLANEYPIGDLGSAATAFADFMVESGQRWWQMLPVGPTGGGNSPYQSPSAFAGNPLLVSPDRLVEQGLLGRQDIEPPITRSEGKVNYLAAARLKLQCLKKAFENFEKNRHDDRQPELDAFVRAESLWLEDFSLFSAIQGKEGTSDWTRWNKELRMRKPNAIIHAQKYFAKDIRYHKFVQWQFSVQWNELRAYCNSRGIGLIGDVPLFVAHQSADVWSHPELFKLDVVGNPTVVAGVPPDYFSKTGQVWGVPVYRWEALQEQSYSWWIERLRTAFGRFDVNRLDHFIGFVRTYEVPAQAKTAMNGQYHPGGGASFFEAAREALGLLPLIADDLGAKTPEVVALLDQLQIPGTKVLQFEFGSNLESNSGPPEQHPMKSVVYTGTHDNDTTAGWYRKLPSTQRQALQKQLGANNREVIWAVIREAMASQAETAIVPAQDLLELGSEARMNFPGIAKGNWQWRLKDGALTQELAQRLRSVTITHGRLMSGEPRPALLDIRR
- the glgX gene encoding glycogen debranching protein GlgX → MNTPERTLHDYVADVSEHTEVRRGVPLPFGTHESEGGVNFSLFSRHATHVRLELFDHPVDATPARVIDFDFTRNRTGDIWHVWVEGIRSGQLYAYRVNGPYQPREGHRFNFHKLLIDPFATAISRVQNWDFGPARGYDLSAPERDLVCSKVDDAEAMPKCVFTNEHFHWHDDQPLRHPWSKTVIYETHVRGFTIHPSSVVEHPGTYRGLMEKIPYLKELGVTAVELMPIYEFNEFEVPGINPQTGKPLRNYWGYDPVAFFAPKASYSSAGGMGQQKLEFKEMVRALHQAGIEVILDVVFNHTSEGNELGPTLCFRGIDNSIFYMLESDQRYYKNYAGTGNTINANHPMVRDHILGALRYWVVEMHVDGFRFDLASILGRDCTGKLLANAPLLERIAEDPILRDAKIIAEAWDTAGAYEVGSFSERRWAEWNGRYRDDIRRFWRGDDGMLGLFASRICGSADIYTKSGKGPESSINFVTCHDGFTLNDLVSYRDKHNEANGENNHDGTDYNISENYGTEGETTDAGIEALRKGQIKNFLLTLLISRGVPMLLSGDEFRRTQGGNNNAYCQDNETSWHDWSCLEQHREIFRFTRGMIDFRRAHPILSKEQFYTDADIHWFDPQGGMPNWADPKEKQFGCLIHEDEQRALFLIFNASTDAVDFGLPPVLPGTRWHLAVDTSREAPQDLFAVDKEPLWEDPQTYHLSSRSSAILLARKQESALGGRAV
- the tal gene encoding transaldolase: MNVTQQLHDLGQSLWLDNITRELLTSGTLSRYIREYAVTGLTSNPTIFDHAIKNGDFYDDAIRQKTLAGKSGEGLFFELALEDLIQAADLFRPVHDATDGVDGWVSLEVSPLLADDTAGTIKAAAQLHARAQRPNLFIKIPGTRAGIRAIEESIFAGVPINVTLLFSREHYIAAAEAYMRGIERRIAAGLDSKVASVASIFVSRWDVAVKEKAQGELRNNRLGIAIAMRAYKAYRDLLASRRWQKLADFGAQPQRLLWASTGTKDPAASDTLYVEALAAPDTVNTIPEKTLLAFAEHGKVNNVLPFDEVHAEMVEAIIEEFTHEGVNDEALAASLQREGTETFAKSWSDLMYCIASKSEALTKTNQA
- a CDS encoding HAD family hydrolase, which produces MTMASEVVFLLDVDNTLLDNDRIVADLSDHLAHEFGDESRDRYWEIFEALRVELGYADYLGALQRYRIGAMNDPRLLKMSSFLMDYPFAERLYPGALDFIAHLRRWVPTVILSDGDVVFQPRKVQRSGLWEAVEGRVLIYLHKEQMLDDVEQRYPARHYVMVDDKLRILTAMKKVWGNRLTTVFPRQGRYALDTSNIAIYSPADITIDRIGELINVDFPALLGIHNSDFT
- the folK gene encoding 2-amino-4-hydroxy-6-hydroxymethyldihydropteridine diphosphokinase, with protein sequence MARAFIGIGSNIEPAENVWAAIRSIALQTRLIGVSMVYCTDVLGRPEQPSYYNCVVEIETEAPPAEVKYGLLRAIENNLGRKRTEEKYAPRTIDLDLIVYGDLAMDAEGIRLPDSEILERPFLAIPLFELAPDLVLAGYGLRIDEVAARLSQDGMKPLKDYVKLLREEASHGFVFNFSGTCHSPSA